One Spea bombifrons isolate aSpeBom1 chromosome 1, aSpeBom1.2.pri, whole genome shotgun sequence DNA window includes the following coding sequences:
- the DCTN1 gene encoding dynactin subunit 1 isoform X8, protein MAQSKRHTYSRTPSSSARMSVEASGKPLKVGSRVEVIGKGHRGTVAYVGATLFASGKWVGVILDESKGKNDGTVQGRRYFSCEENHGIFVRQSQIQVVEDGADTTSPETPEPASSKLPKRDAPETPKASKLPTRPSSSAASSGTAGASGSASASCGEISSSEPSTPAQTPLAAPIIPSPSSALTSPVAPIPAPGSSKEEENLRAQVKDLEEKLETLKMKRAEDKVKLKEMEKSKLQLEQLQEWKSKMQEQQADLQRQLKEAKKEAKDALEAQERYMEEMADTADAIEMATLDKEMAEERAESLQQEVETFKEKVEELTMDLEILKHEIEEKGSDGAASSYQVKQLEEQNARLKEALVRMRDLSASEKQEHVKVQKQLEKKNAELDSLRQQKEKLQEEASQMEKTIDELKEQVDAALGAEEMVETLTERNLDLEERVRELRETVTDLEAINEMNDELQENARETELELREQLDMAGARVREAEKRVEAAQETVADYQQTIKKYRDLTGHLQDVNRELRSQQEATAEKEQQPSPETFDFKIKFAETKAHAKAIEMELRKMEVNQANRHVSLLTAFMPDSFLRHGGDHDCILVLLLIPRLICKAELISRQAQEKFELSEAKEERAGMRGAVGEQMSFAAGLVYSLSLLEATLHKYEQALGQCGVDVYKKIGSLYPEMSVHERSLDFLIELLHKDQLDETVNVEPLTKAIKYYQHLYSIHLADQTEDCTMQLFDHIKFTQSALDCVGVEVSRLRAFLQAGQEASDLAVLLKDLETSCSDVRQFCKKIRRRMPGTEAAGIPSALSFGQQVSESLLECRKHLKCVVAVFQEVAAAGAQMIAPLGENEGLQALRLEDVAFKAAEQVYGVQGSNPHECLRQSCNLLIAAMNKMATAMQEGEYDAEKPQNRSPPPVDQRAATLRAEITDAEGLGLKLEDRETVIKELKKSLKIKGEELSEANVRLSLLEKKLDSASREADERVEKIQSKLEETQTVLRKKEKEFEETMDALQADIDQLESEKAELRQRLNNQSKRTIEGLRGAPGVASIVSGIAGEEEQTGVPSGQAVLNGSGPVQVKDSPLLLQQIDALRLSMKHLKHENNRLKADQMKEELSALPALHVPKLILPKDRQREDAVSGTLYRKTSQLLDTLQQMSASTKVVDITHKKTGSPAAQLLEQTARLKSLSDTIDKLKDEVLKETVSQCPGANVPSHFATFPSSDFIKAKEEKKEDTVYVGKVTLPCEPGDGQIHRLVLTPDQLFELHERLIC, encoded by the exons ACCCCCAGCTCGAGCGCCAGGATGAGCGTGGAGGCCTCGGGGAAGCCCCTGAAAGTGGGCTCCAGAGTGGAGGTGATTGGGAAGGGACACCGGGGGACCGTGGCCTACGTAGGGGCCACACTCTTCGCCTCGGGGAAATGGGTGGGAGTGATCCTGGACGAATCGAAAGGGAAGAACGACGGCACGGTGCAGGGCAGGAGGTACTTCAGCTGCGAGGAGAACCACGGCATCTTCGTGCGCCAGTCGCAG ATCCAAGTTGTGGAAGACGGAGCCGACACGACGTCCCCGGAAACCCCGGAACCGGCCTCCTCCAAGCTCCCCAAGAGAG ATGCCCCAGAGACCCCCAAGGCCAGCAAACTG CCCACCCGGCCCTCCAGCTCGGCAGCCTCCAGCGGAACCGCGGGGGCCTCGGGCTCCGCGTCCGCGTCATGTGGCGAGATCAGCAGCAGCGAGCCCAGTACTCCGGCCCAGACTCCGCTGGCGGCCCCCATCATCCCCTCACCTTCCTCCGCTCTGACCTCGCCTGTGGCCCCGATTCCGGCCCCAGGATCCAGCAAG GAGGAGGAGAACCTGCGCGCCCAGGTCAAGGACTTGGAGGAGAAGCTGGAGACGCTGAAGATGAAGCGGGCGGAAGACAAGGTGAAGCTGAAGGAGATGGAGAAATCGAAGCTGCAGCTGGAGCAGCTGCAGGAATGGAAGAGCAAGATGCAGGAGCAGCAGGCCGACCTCCAGCGCCAGCTCAAGGAGGCCAAGAAG GAAGCCAAAGACGCTCTAGAAGCCCAGGAACGTTACATGGAGGAGATGGCCGACACGGCCGACGCCATCGAGATGGCCACGCTGGATAAGGAGATGGCCGAGGAGCGAGCCGAGTCCCTGCAGCAGGAGGTGGAGACATTCAAGGAGAAAGTGGAGGAGCTCACCATGGACCTGGAGATCCTGAAGCATGAGATAGAAGAGAAGG GTTCGGACGGAGCGGCATCCAGTTACCAGGTCAAGCAGCTGGAGGAGCAGAACGCCCGGCTGAAGGAGGCGCTCGTCAG GATGCGGGATCTGTCGGCCTCGGAGAAGCAGGAGCACGTCAAGGTGCAGAAGCAGCTGGAGAAGAAGAACGCCGAGCTGGACTCGCTGCGCCAGCagaaggagaagctgcaggaaGAAGCTTCACAGATGGAGAAGACCATCGACGAGCTGAAGGAGCAG GTGGATGCTGCTCTGGGAGCCGAGGAGATGGTGGAGACCCTGACCGAGAGAAACCTGGACCTGGAGGAGAGAGTCCGCGAGCTGCGCGAGACCGTCACCGACTTG GAAGCCATCAATGAAATGAACGACGAGCTGCAGGAGAACGCCCGCGAGACGGAGCTGGAGCTTCGGGAGCAGCTGGACATGGCGGGCGCCCGAGTGCGGGAGGCAGAGAAACGGGTGGAAGCGGCCCAGGAGACGGTGGCCGATTACCAGCAGACGATCAAGAAATACCGGGACCTGACCGGCCATCTACAG GACGTAAACCGCGAGCTCCGGAGCCAGCAGGAGGCCACGGCGGAGAAGGAGCAGCAGCCGTCGCCGGAGACCTTCGACTTCAAGATTAAGTTTGCAGAGACCAAAGCCCACGCGAAG GCCATCGAGATGGAGCTTCGGAAGATGGAGGTTAATCAGGCCAATCGGCACGTGTCGCTGCTCACCGCCTTCATGCCGGACAGCTTCCTGCGGCACGGCGGGGACCACGACTGCATCCTGGTGCTGCTGCTGATCCCCCGACTCATCTGCAAG GCCGAGCTCATCAGCAGGCAGGCGCAGGAGAAGTTTGAGCTGTCGGAGGCCAAGGAGGAGCGGGCCGGCATGAGAGGAGCGGTGGGAGAGCAGATGAGCTTCGCCGCCGGGCTGGTGTACTCCCTGAGCCTGCTGGAGGCCACGCTGCACAAATACGAACA GGCCCTGGGTCAGTGCGGAGTGGACGTGTATAAGAAGATCGGCTCGCTGTACCCGGAGATGAGTGTCCACGAGCGCTCCCTGGACTTCCTCATCGAGCTCCTGCACAAGGACCAGCTGGACGAGACGGTCAACGTGGAGCCCCTCACCAAGGCCATCAAATACTACCAG CACCTGTACAGCATCCACCTGGCCGATCAGACCGAGGACTGCACCATGCAGCTCTTCGACCACATCAAG TTTACGCAGAGCGCCCTGGACTGCGTCGGGGTGGAAGTGAGCCGGCTGCGCGCCTTCCTGCAG GCCGGGCAGGAGGCTTCTGATCTGGCCGTCCTGCTGAAGGATCTGGAGACCTCGTGCAGCGACGTCCGCCAGTTCTGCAAGAAGATCCGCCGCAGGATGCCGGGGACCGAGGCCGCCGGGATCCCCTCGGCGCTCAGCTTCGGGCAGCAGGTGTCGGAGTCGCTGCTCGAGTGCCGGAAGCACCTGAAGTGCGTGGTGGCCGTCTTCCAAGAAGTGGCGGCCGCCGGGGCGCAGATGATCGCACCCttgggggagaacgaggggctgCAGGCTCTGAGATTGGAAGACGTGGCTTTCAAAGCCGCCGAGCAG GTTTACGGCGTGCAGGGAAGTAACCCACACGAGTGCCTGCGCCAGTCCTGCAACCTCCTCATAGCCGCCATGAACAAGATGGCCACCGCCATGCAGGAAGGCGAGTACGACGCCGAGAAGCCGCAGAACAGG TCGCCTCCTCCTGTGGATCAGAGAGCTGCCACTCTGCGGGCCGAGATCACGGACGCCGAGGGCCTGGGCCTGAAGCTGGAAGACAGGGAGACGGTCATCAAGGAGCTGAAGAAGTCCCTGAAGATAAAG GGCGAAGAACTGAGCGAGGCCAACGTCCGCCTCAGTCTCCTGGAGAAGAAGCTGGACAGCGCGTCCAGAGAGGCCGACGAGCGGGTGGAGAAGATCCAGAGCAAGCTGGAGGAGACCCAGACCGTGCTGAGGAAGAAAGAGAA GGAGTTCGAGGAGACCATGGACGCCCTCCAAGCGGACATCGACCAGCTGGAGTCTGAAAAGGCCGAGCTGCGGCAGAGACTGAACAACCAGTCCAAGCGGACCATCGAAGGGCTGCGCGGAGCCCCCGGGGTCGCCTCCATCGTCTCCGGCATCGCAGGAG AGGAAGAGCAGACAG GGGTGCCGTCCGGCCAGGCGGTGCTGAACGGCTCCGGCCCGGTGCAGGTGAAGGACTCTCCGCTGCTGCTCCAGCAGATCGATGCCCTGCGGCTCTCCATGAAGCACCTGAAGCACGAGAACAACCGGCTGAAG GCTGATCAGATGAAGGAGGAGCTGTCGGCGCTGCCGGCGCTTCATGTCCCCAAACTGATCCTCCCTAAAGACCGCCAGCGCGAGGATGCCGTGTCCGGGACCCTCTACCGCAAGACCAGCCAGCTGCTGGACACCCTGCAGCAGATGAGCGCCAGCACCAAGGTGGTGGACATCACACACAAGAAGACGG GGAGCCCGGCGGCTCAGCTCCTGGAACAGACGGCGCGGCTGAAGTCACTCAGTGACACCATCGACAAGCTGAAG GATGAAGTCCTAAAAGAGACCGTGTCCCAGTGCCCCGGCGCCAACGTCCCGTCGCACTTCGCAACCTTCCCATCCTCTGACTTTATAAAG GCCAAAGAAGAGAAGAAGGAAGACACGGTTTACGTGGGTAAAGTGACCCTCCCGTGTGAGCCGGGCGACGGGCAGATCCACCGCCTCGTGCTGACCCCGGATCAGCTGTTCGAGCTGCACGAACGGCTCATCTGCTAA
- the DCTN1 gene encoding dynactin subunit 1 isoform X4, whose translation MAQSKRHTYSRTPSSSARMSVEASGKPLKVGSRVEVIGKGHRGTVAYVGATLFASGKWVGVILDESKGKNDGTVQGRRYFSCEENHGIFVRQSQIQVVEDGADTTSPETPEPASSKLPKRDAPETPKASKLRGVKPKKAPTTRKPTRPSSSAASSGTAGASGSASASCGEISSSEPSTPAQTPLAAPIIPSPSSALTSPVAPIPAPGSSKEEENLRAQVKDLEEKLETLKMKRAEDKVKLKEMEKSKLQLEQLQEWKSKMQEQQADLQRQLKEAKKEAKDALEAQERYMEEMADTADAIEMATLDKEMAEERAESLQQEVETFKEKVEELTMDLEILKHEIEEKGSDGAASSYQVKQLEEQNARLKEALVRMRDLSASEKQEHVKVQKQLEKKNAELDSLRQQKEKLQEEASQMEKTIDELKEQVDAALGAEEMVETLTERNLDLEERVRELRETVTDLEAINEMNDELQENARETELELREQLDMAGARVREAEKRVEAAQETVADYQQTIKKYRDLTGHLQDVNRELRSQQEATAEKEQQPSPETFDFKIKFAETKAHAKAIEMELRKMEVNQANRHVSLLTAFMPDSFLRHGGDHDCILVLLLIPRLICKAELISRQAQEKFELSEAKEERAGMRGAVGEQMSFAAGLVYSLSLLEATLHKYEQALGQCGVDVYKKIGSLYPEMSVHERSLDFLIELLHKDQLDETVNVEPLTKAIKYYQHLYSIHLADQTEDCTMQLFDHIKFTQSALDCVGVEVSRLRAFLQAGQEASDLAVLLKDLETSCSDVRQFCKKIRRRMPGTEAAGIPSALSFGQQVSESLLECRKHLKCVVAVFQEVAAAGAQMIAPLGENEGLQALRLEDVAFKAAEQVYGVQGSNPHECLRQSCNLLIAAMNKMATAMQEGEYDAEKPQNRSPPPVDQRAATLRAEITDAEGLGLKLEDRETVIKELKKSLKIKGEELSEANVRLSLLEKKLDSASREADERVEKIQSKLEETQTVLRKKEKEFEETMDALQADIDQLESEKAELRQRLNNQSKRTIEGLRGAPGVASIVSGIAGEEEQTGVPSGQAVLNGSGPVQVKDSPLLLQQIDALRLSMKHLKHENNRLKADQMKEELSALPALHVPKLILPKDRQREDAVSGTLYRKTSQLLDTLQQMSASTKVVDITHKKTGSPAAQLLEQTARLKSLSDTIDKLKDEVLKETVSQCPGANVPSHFATFPSSDFIKAKEEKKEDTVYVGKVTLPCEPGDGQIHRLVLTPDQLFELHERLIC comes from the exons ACCCCCAGCTCGAGCGCCAGGATGAGCGTGGAGGCCTCGGGGAAGCCCCTGAAAGTGGGCTCCAGAGTGGAGGTGATTGGGAAGGGACACCGGGGGACCGTGGCCTACGTAGGGGCCACACTCTTCGCCTCGGGGAAATGGGTGGGAGTGATCCTGGACGAATCGAAAGGGAAGAACGACGGCACGGTGCAGGGCAGGAGGTACTTCAGCTGCGAGGAGAACCACGGCATCTTCGTGCGCCAGTCGCAG ATCCAAGTTGTGGAAGACGGAGCCGACACGACGTCCCCGGAAACCCCGGAACCGGCCTCCTCCAAGCTCCCCAAGAGAG ATGCCCCAGAGACCCCCAAGGCCAGCAAACTG cGCGGAGTGAAGCCTAAGAAG GCGCCGACCACCCGGAAG CCCACCCGGCCCTCCAGCTCGGCAGCCTCCAGCGGAACCGCGGGGGCCTCGGGCTCCGCGTCCGCGTCATGTGGCGAGATCAGCAGCAGCGAGCCCAGTACTCCGGCCCAGACTCCGCTGGCGGCCCCCATCATCCCCTCACCTTCCTCCGCTCTGACCTCGCCTGTGGCCCCGATTCCGGCCCCAGGATCCAGCAAG GAGGAGGAGAACCTGCGCGCCCAGGTCAAGGACTTGGAGGAGAAGCTGGAGACGCTGAAGATGAAGCGGGCGGAAGACAAGGTGAAGCTGAAGGAGATGGAGAAATCGAAGCTGCAGCTGGAGCAGCTGCAGGAATGGAAGAGCAAGATGCAGGAGCAGCAGGCCGACCTCCAGCGCCAGCTCAAGGAGGCCAAGAAG GAAGCCAAAGACGCTCTAGAAGCCCAGGAACGTTACATGGAGGAGATGGCCGACACGGCCGACGCCATCGAGATGGCCACGCTGGATAAGGAGATGGCCGAGGAGCGAGCCGAGTCCCTGCAGCAGGAGGTGGAGACATTCAAGGAGAAAGTGGAGGAGCTCACCATGGACCTGGAGATCCTGAAGCATGAGATAGAAGAGAAGG GTTCGGACGGAGCGGCATCCAGTTACCAGGTCAAGCAGCTGGAGGAGCAGAACGCCCGGCTGAAGGAGGCGCTCGTCAG GATGCGGGATCTGTCGGCCTCGGAGAAGCAGGAGCACGTCAAGGTGCAGAAGCAGCTGGAGAAGAAGAACGCCGAGCTGGACTCGCTGCGCCAGCagaaggagaagctgcaggaaGAAGCTTCACAGATGGAGAAGACCATCGACGAGCTGAAGGAGCAG GTGGATGCTGCTCTGGGAGCCGAGGAGATGGTGGAGACCCTGACCGAGAGAAACCTGGACCTGGAGGAGAGAGTCCGCGAGCTGCGCGAGACCGTCACCGACTTG GAAGCCATCAATGAAATGAACGACGAGCTGCAGGAGAACGCCCGCGAGACGGAGCTGGAGCTTCGGGAGCAGCTGGACATGGCGGGCGCCCGAGTGCGGGAGGCAGAGAAACGGGTGGAAGCGGCCCAGGAGACGGTGGCCGATTACCAGCAGACGATCAAGAAATACCGGGACCTGACCGGCCATCTACAG GACGTAAACCGCGAGCTCCGGAGCCAGCAGGAGGCCACGGCGGAGAAGGAGCAGCAGCCGTCGCCGGAGACCTTCGACTTCAAGATTAAGTTTGCAGAGACCAAAGCCCACGCGAAG GCCATCGAGATGGAGCTTCGGAAGATGGAGGTTAATCAGGCCAATCGGCACGTGTCGCTGCTCACCGCCTTCATGCCGGACAGCTTCCTGCGGCACGGCGGGGACCACGACTGCATCCTGGTGCTGCTGCTGATCCCCCGACTCATCTGCAAG GCCGAGCTCATCAGCAGGCAGGCGCAGGAGAAGTTTGAGCTGTCGGAGGCCAAGGAGGAGCGGGCCGGCATGAGAGGAGCGGTGGGAGAGCAGATGAGCTTCGCCGCCGGGCTGGTGTACTCCCTGAGCCTGCTGGAGGCCACGCTGCACAAATACGAACA GGCCCTGGGTCAGTGCGGAGTGGACGTGTATAAGAAGATCGGCTCGCTGTACCCGGAGATGAGTGTCCACGAGCGCTCCCTGGACTTCCTCATCGAGCTCCTGCACAAGGACCAGCTGGACGAGACGGTCAACGTGGAGCCCCTCACCAAGGCCATCAAATACTACCAG CACCTGTACAGCATCCACCTGGCCGATCAGACCGAGGACTGCACCATGCAGCTCTTCGACCACATCAAG TTTACGCAGAGCGCCCTGGACTGCGTCGGGGTGGAAGTGAGCCGGCTGCGCGCCTTCCTGCAG GCCGGGCAGGAGGCTTCTGATCTGGCCGTCCTGCTGAAGGATCTGGAGACCTCGTGCAGCGACGTCCGCCAGTTCTGCAAGAAGATCCGCCGCAGGATGCCGGGGACCGAGGCCGCCGGGATCCCCTCGGCGCTCAGCTTCGGGCAGCAGGTGTCGGAGTCGCTGCTCGAGTGCCGGAAGCACCTGAAGTGCGTGGTGGCCGTCTTCCAAGAAGTGGCGGCCGCCGGGGCGCAGATGATCGCACCCttgggggagaacgaggggctgCAGGCTCTGAGATTGGAAGACGTGGCTTTCAAAGCCGCCGAGCAG GTTTACGGCGTGCAGGGAAGTAACCCACACGAGTGCCTGCGCCAGTCCTGCAACCTCCTCATAGCCGCCATGAACAAGATGGCCACCGCCATGCAGGAAGGCGAGTACGACGCCGAGAAGCCGCAGAACAGG TCGCCTCCTCCTGTGGATCAGAGAGCTGCCACTCTGCGGGCCGAGATCACGGACGCCGAGGGCCTGGGCCTGAAGCTGGAAGACAGGGAGACGGTCATCAAGGAGCTGAAGAAGTCCCTGAAGATAAAG GGCGAAGAACTGAGCGAGGCCAACGTCCGCCTCAGTCTCCTGGAGAAGAAGCTGGACAGCGCGTCCAGAGAGGCCGACGAGCGGGTGGAGAAGATCCAGAGCAAGCTGGAGGAGACCCAGACCGTGCTGAGGAAGAAAGAGAA GGAGTTCGAGGAGACCATGGACGCCCTCCAAGCGGACATCGACCAGCTGGAGTCTGAAAAGGCCGAGCTGCGGCAGAGACTGAACAACCAGTCCAAGCGGACCATCGAAGGGCTGCGCGGAGCCCCCGGGGTCGCCTCCATCGTCTCCGGCATCGCAGGAG AGGAAGAGCAGACAG GGGTGCCGTCCGGCCAGGCGGTGCTGAACGGCTCCGGCCCGGTGCAGGTGAAGGACTCTCCGCTGCTGCTCCAGCAGATCGATGCCCTGCGGCTCTCCATGAAGCACCTGAAGCACGAGAACAACCGGCTGAAG GCTGATCAGATGAAGGAGGAGCTGTCGGCGCTGCCGGCGCTTCATGTCCCCAAACTGATCCTCCCTAAAGACCGCCAGCGCGAGGATGCCGTGTCCGGGACCCTCTACCGCAAGACCAGCCAGCTGCTGGACACCCTGCAGCAGATGAGCGCCAGCACCAAGGTGGTGGACATCACACACAAGAAGACGG GGAGCCCGGCGGCTCAGCTCCTGGAACAGACGGCGCGGCTGAAGTCACTCAGTGACACCATCGACAAGCTGAAG GATGAAGTCCTAAAAGAGACCGTGTCCCAGTGCCCCGGCGCCAACGTCCCGTCGCACTTCGCAACCTTCCCATCCTCTGACTTTATAAAG GCCAAAGAAGAGAAGAAGGAAGACACGGTTTACGTGGGTAAAGTGACCCTCCCGTGTGAGCCGGGCGACGGGCAGATCCACCGCCTCGTGCTGACCCCGGATCAGCTGTTCGAGCTGCACGAACGGCTCATCTGCTAA